From a region of the Armatimonadota bacterium genome:
- the rpmG gene encoding 50S ribosomal protein L33 produces MPRDIITLACTVCKRRNYVTNKNKKNDPDRIELSKYCKWCRKHTPHRETR; encoded by the coding sequence TTGCCACGCGACATCATCACGCTGGCGTGCACGGTGTGCAAGCGGCGGAACTACGTGACGAACAAGAACAAGAAGAACGATCCGGACCGGATCGAGCTCTCCAAGTACTGCAAGTGGTGCCGCAAACACACGCCGCACCGCGAGACACGCTAG
- the tuf gene encoding elongation factor Tu (EF-Tu; promotes GTP-dependent binding of aminoacyl-tRNA to the A-site of ribosomes during protein biosynthesis; when the tRNA anticodon matches the mRNA codon, GTP hydrolysis results; the inactive EF-Tu-GDP leaves the ribosome and release of GDP is promoted by elongation factor Ts; many prokaryotes have two copies of the gene encoding EF-Tu) has translation GDNIQMEVELISPIALEEGLRFAIREGGRTVGAGVVTKVVD, from the coding sequence CGGGGGACAACATCCAGATGGAGGTGGAGCTGATCAGCCCGATCGCGCTGGAGGAGGGGCTGCGGTTCGCGATCCGAGAGGGTGGCCGGACGGTGGGCGCGGGGGTCGTGACGAAGGTGGTCGACTAG